A window from Prinia subflava isolate CZ2003 ecotype Zambia chromosome Z, Cam_Psub_1.2, whole genome shotgun sequence encodes these proteins:
- the LOC134564501 gene encoding LOW QUALITY PROTEIN: uncharacterized protein LOC134564501 (The sequence of the model RefSeq protein was modified relative to this genomic sequence to represent the inferred CDS: inserted 2 bases in 1 codon), giving the protein MVVLGNILVPKAREQEKRSGVGIFRLDRSSGRGRPKELTLGGGDVPGPARLMEAIAKVVSVIHRQWGIECKPRDLQLALARLLELGVIERPVEILHSEVWGRCTLALAEDMESTGSGKHLKAWGRVKQSLRKALEEQETWSAARVCLLATPKLGVGATTQTAFENDLSECEKPREPSTLPRSRSPSPKSPVPSGNPPTPTPSPSASPPPAEPSRASGGPSSVPLPSIGGSVPEARQRVRFSWQGLAEEARDAEHVAQESTRPAPPPYRFENGAGGSGEGRGLNVCGGESPEPWVCASAHAQGKAGEEGEECVLRQEPRASAGACAQQEGRGCMFGAAPRVPAGACTRESGGESAPGPAPRASAGACAPGSGGESAPGPAPWASAGACAPGGGGESTFGEAPPFPADVHTRESRGERPRGSEPWFSADPHARDSGEERVRASGPRFPAGTHVREGREEHVSRRELRSALPAFRRETSPRRRQGKPRGRERSHPREGGREQSHPREGGRERSHPREGGRERSHPREGGRERSHPREEGRGRSRTERHSNPEVSWQCASDSLSDSTGSSSSGEQTDSDWDSETKRAEPTRFKMKPNKAFSHFKKSLQHEPAQVTDWGKIKIACAEWTPASTVKAFPVRVTRIEDNQQKIYTPVNPKDIQTIVKAIPEKRNKPRAPKCPTPVRPRQQRCFCMILLLGLVARMQASPDYYPHQPFRWVMKHLSNDKVLKEITTPGTPSFVFHITDLFPGRPKIDRHAPHLMHMYMAYWCPASNPGKRYCNYPGWGHCGYWGCETIVTDARPSGYGWDPQEPDKFLQFSWAPTGCNKPFFRSGFCRNYYQDPARRTCTDYNMTVLQPDHPSWATGRTWTVVLQSPKEWVNVQIIRLQPPVPRAVGPKEIIRDSQKGKSTIHPKSLPTKVTNTPTSYADAFQIDHLAVSDPNPIFRMLEATFSSLNESNPNLTNPCWLCYDVKPPFYEGVALNIPFSYSTADVPHQCRWDTPRRGITLSQVTGQGKCFGSATLAKQKGNVCTEVVKPDKKINKWVIPAASGMWVCQRSGVSPCVSLAKFNDSDDFCIQVLIVPRVLYRSDEEVCQLSEEPGRLHKREIITXVTIAMLLGLGAAGTATGVSALVTQHQGLSQLQVTIDEDLQRIEKSISFLEKSVSSLSEVVLQNRRGLDLLLMQQGGLCAALKEECCFYADHTGVVRDSMAELRDRLAQRKKDREAQQGWFESWFNQSPWLTTLISTLIGPLAMLLLALAIGPCLLNKLVTFIQTRLERANILFVGQQQLL; this is encoded by the exons ATGGTGGTGCTGG gcaacattCTGGTGCCGAAAGCCCGGGAACAAGAAAAACGCTCGGGAGTCGGGATTTTtcgcctggacaggagcagcggccggggcaggCCAAAGGAACTGACCCTCGGCGGGGGAGACGTCCCCGGACCAGCGAGACTCATGGAGGCAATCGCGAAGGTCGTAAGTGTAATTCACAGACAGTGGGGGATTGAGTGCAAGCCCAGAGATTTACAACTTGCTTTGGCAAGATTACTGGAGCTTGGGGTGATAGAGCGCCCAGTAGAAATCCTCCATTCGGAGGTATGGGGGAGGTGTACACTCGCGCTGGCCGAAGATATGGAATCCACAGGGAGCGGGAAACACCTTAAAGCATGGGGGAGGGTCAAGCAAAGTTTACGGAAAGCGCTGGAAGAACAAGAGACCTGGAGTGCCGCCCGTGTGTGTTTGCTGGCCACTCCTAAGCTGGGAGTGGGGGCCACCACGCAAACGGCGTTTGAAAATGATTTATCCGAGTGCGAGAAGCCGCGGGAGCCAAGCACGCTTCCCCGCTCCCGGAGCCCGAGCCCAAAGTCCCCGGTGCCCTCAGGGAACCCCCCgacccccaccccgagcccgtCGGCTTCCCCCCCGCCCGCGGAGCCTTCCCGGGCATCCGGAGGTCCCTCCTCAGTCCCCTTGCCGTCGATCGGTGGTTCGGTACCCGAGGCGCGGCAGCGCGTACGATTTTCCTGGCAAGGACTGGCCGAGGAGGCCAGGGACGCCGAGCACGTGGCTCAGGAGAGCACGCGGCCGGCACCGCCACCGTACAGGTTTGAAAATggcgccggcggcagcggggaggggcggggtctGAACGTTTGTGGTGGGGAGAGCCCAGAGCCGTGGGTGTGCGCCAGTGCGCATGCGCAGGGGAAAgccggggaagagggagaggaatgCGTGCTCAGACAAGAGCCGCGGGCTTCTGCTGGCGCGTGCgcgcagcaggaggggagggggtgcatGTTCGGAGCGGCGCCGCGAGTTCCCGCGGGCGCGTGCACACGGGAAAGCGGCGGGGaaagcgcgcccggcccggcgccgcgGGCTTCCGCAGGCGCGTGCGCGCCGGGAAGCGGCGGGGAAAGtgcgcccggcccggcgccgtggGCTTCCGCGGGCGCGTGCGCGCCGGGAGGCGGTGGGGAAAGCACGTTCGGGGAGGCGCCGCCGTTCCCCGCGGACGTGCACACGCGGGAAAGCCGCGGAGAGCGCCCGCGTGGTTCGGAGCCGTGGTTTTCCGCAGACCCGCATGCACGGGACAGCGGCGAGGAGCGCGTGCGCGCCTCGGGGCCGCGGTTTCCCGCAGGCACGCACGTGCGGGAGGGGCGCGAGGAGCACGTGTCCCGTCGGGAGCTGcgttcagcactgccagcatttaGGAGAGAGACCTCGCCCcgcaggaggcagggcaagcccagggggcgggagcggagccacccccgagagggggggcgggagcagagccacccccgagagggggggcgggagcggagccacccccgagagggggggcgggagcggagccacccccgagagggggggcgggagcggagccacccccgagaggaggggcggggccggagccgcactGAACGACACTCAAACCCAGaagtgagctggcagtgtgcctCTGACTCCTTGTCAGACAGTaccggcagcagcagctccggagagcagacagacagtgattgggattcagaaacaaagagagcagaaccaacacgatttaaaatgaaacctaataAAGCTTTCAGCCACTTCAAAAAGAGTTTACAACATGAGCCAGCCCAGGtcactgactggggaaaaataaaaatagcctgtgcTGAGTGGACACCGGCTTCCACAGTGAAAGCATTCCCAGTAAGGGTTACTAGAATAGAggacaaccaacaaaaaatatacacgccagtaaatcccaaagacatacaaacaattgtaaaagcgattccagagaaaaggaacaaaccGAGAGCACCCAAGTGTCCCACGCCAGTGAGACCCAGGCAACAACGATGCTTTTGTATGATTTTGCTATTGGGGCTGGTTGCCAGAATGCAAGCCAGCCCAGACTATTATCCTCATCAACCATTCAGGTGGGTCATGAAACACCTTTCAAATGACAAAGTGCTCAAAGAAATCACCACACCGGGCACCCCATCCTTTGTGTTCCACATCACCGATCTGTTCCCGGGGCGACCAAAGATAGACCGCCACGCCCCACACCTCATGCACATGTACATGGCCTACTGGTGCCCAGCCTCCAACCCAGGGAAAAGGTACTGCAACTACCCGGGGTGGGGCCACTGTGGTTACTGGGGCTGTGAAACCATTGTTACAGATGCCAGACCATCAGGATATGGGTGGGACCCACAGGAACCCGATAAATTCTTACAGTTCTCCTGGGCACCCACCGGCTGTAACAAACCCTTCTTCAGGTCAGGGTTCTGTCGAAACTATTATCAGGACCCTGCACGCCGGACATGCACTGATTATAACATGACTGTTTTACAACCAGATCACCCTAGCTGGGCCACAGGCAGGACGTGGACAGTAGTCCTCCAGTCACCAAAAGAATGGGTGAATGTACAGATTATCAGGCTCCAGCCGCCAGTGCCCCGAGCGGTCGGACCCAAAGAAATTATTAGAGACtcacaaaaagggaaaagcacaaTCCACCCCAAATCTTTGCCCACAAAGGTCACCAATACCCCGACCAGCTATGCAGATGCCTTTCAGATAGACCACTTAGCCGTGTCTGACCCGAATCCCATTTTCCGCATGCTAGAAGCTACCTTTTCATCTCTGAAtgaatccaacccaaacctaaCCAATCCATGCTGGCTCTGTTACGATGTTAAACCTCCTTTCTATGAAGGAGTTGCTCTAAACATCCCATTCAGTTATTCCACAGCTGATGTCCCccaccagtgcaggtgggacactccCCGCAGAGGAATCACCTTGAGTCAAGTCACGGgtcagggaaaatgctttggcagTGCAACTTTAgccaagcagaagggaaatgttTGCACCGAAGTTGTCAAACCTGACAAGAAGATCAATAAGTGGGTGATCCCAGCGGCATCCGGAATGTGGGTTTGTCAACGGTCTGGGGtgagtccttgtgtgtccctggccAAATTCAATGACTCTGATGATTTTTGTATCCAAGTTCTGATTGTTCCTAGGGTCTTGTACCGCTCAGACGAGGAGGTGTGCCAACTTTCCGAGGAACCGGGCCGGCTCCACAAGCGAGAGATAATAAC GGTAACCATCGCGATGCTGCTcggcctgggagcagccggtacagccacaggtgtctcagccctcgtgacccaacaccaaggactttctcaaCTACAAGTGACTATCGACGAGGACTTGCAGAggatcgagaaatccatctccttcctggagaaatcGGTTTCCTCACTTTCAGAAGTCGTCCTGCAGAACAGGCGGGGACTGGACCTCCTGctcatgcaacaaggaggcctgtgtgccgccttgaaagaagagtgttgcttttatgctgatcatacaggagtcgttagagactccatggcagaactccgagatagactggctcagagaaagaaagacagggaagcccaacagggctggttcgagtcctggttcaatcaatcgccatggctcaccaccctaatttccacaTTGATTGGTCCACTGGCAATGTTACTCTTAGCTCTCGCCATTGGACCATGCCTGTTAAACAAGCTGGtcacatttattcaaacacGCCTAGAACGGGCCAACATTCTATTTGTAGGACAGCAACAATTGttgtaa